A region of the Deltaproteobacteria bacterium genome:
TCCAGATCGGCAAGCCTTTTAAAGATCCTTCCTCGTGCCCTGGCAAGACAGCGCTGAAGGGGCGTCTTGGATTTTGCTTCGTCACTTGCTGAAAGACACGGCGCGGATTTTCCTTGCGGACCTGCTGTGTGAGCATCAGGCAGTCCGGGGCTACGCCCTTTTTTCCTTTTCACTTCTGCCAGCCGTATCAACCCCTGGATGCTTCGGCTTTCCTCCGGGAAGAGTGAATAACCCATGCTTATTCGAATCTCATTTCCCAGAAGCTCTTTAAAGACACGAGTTGCTTTGTTTCTGAGGTGCCCCACGCCTTGCTTGTCTGTGGAGAACCCCAGTAGGATTAGACGAGAATCATCAATTGCAATCACCGTGTCGCTTTCGCGGAAGCGGCCTCCAATTTGGTTTTCAAGGGGGCCCATCATGGACGGCAGGACTGATTCAGGCTCTTGTGAGGTCACCTGCGCCAAAAACAGGACCAGATTGGCTTTTGTTCTCAGGATCTTGCTCAACTCCTTATTCATTAACTCGTGATGCTTTTTTGAAATGACAAACGGATAGGATGAATCTGCCTTGACGGGCTCCAAAGACGTCCGGCAGCCGATTTTTTCTAAGGCTGTTTGAATCAACTCGCCATCATTCGTGGTGGAGACTTCCCAGAGCACACGCGGCGCCTTTGTGAGCAGGCTGCGGATTTTTTCCTCAGATAGGCCAAGCTCTTTACGAAAAAAAATGACAAGCTTCCGGAGCTGGGCGCCCGGGTCCAATCCTTCGAAAATGAGACGAAAACGAGTATCACTCATATTGACTCCATCACAAGAGTTACAGCAAAAGCCATGCCAGTGTTGTGTAATCAAGGGTCTTGTTCGTGGCCGAAAAACTAATCCAACGGACTTTAAGTATTGCAAGATAGAACCGAAGTATTGTATATTATTCAAATTAGGAAACATGCGGATTGGCACAGTCCTTGCTCAATGCTTTGGAAGTTCAACAAAGAAATGGGCGTCCCAGAAAGGTTTTTTTTGTTCACAAGGGAGGATATGTTTAAGAAATGCCACTCGATTGCAATAACGGCGCGGGACTCTTTCCCCAGGGAGGCGAAAAAGGAGACTTCTATGAAGAGAAGATTTTGCTGTTTGCTATCTTTTTCCCTGATTCTATTTTATGGTAATATCTGTACGTTATGTGGCGCAGAGCAAGAAGAGACGGCTGCTTTGGGTTCCGAGTTCTATCTTGGCCCCGGCGACGTTTTGGAGATGTCTGTCTGGAAGGATGAGGCGCTTTCCAGGCAGGTGGTGGTGAGGCCGGACGGAAAGATATCCTTTCCCCTCATTGGCGATGTGGTTGCCCGAGGACGAACCGTGGAGGAATTGAGACAGGTTGTAGAAGGCAAGATCAAGGTATATGTTCCGGATGCTCCGGTAACCGTTATGGTTGTCCAGGTGGGCAGTCCCAAAGTATATGTGGTCGGCAAGGTCGCCAAGCCGGGCCTCTATATTATGGGACAAAAGCTGAGGGTCATGCAGGTTCTGGCCATGGCAGGCGGGATGACCGCCTTTGCGAAAAAGGATGATATACTTATTATCAGAAAAGAGAATGCCCATCAGAGAGTCTTCAAATTCAACTACGGCAAGGTAGCCGGCGGCAAGGACCTGGACCAGAATATTTGCCTTGAAGCAGGCGATACGGTTGTAGTGCCCTGATGGTAGTGCAGTGTCTCAAAAGTTCAGTATTCTTATTGCTTTTTTCTCTGGGTATGGCGTGTTTCGTGGTCGTGGATGCCGGGGCCGCACAATACGTTGTCACCCCGTCTGTGGAGCTTCAGGAGACATACGATGATAACGTTTTCCTAAAAGAGATTGACGATTTCGAGCACCTTATCTCGCCGGGTCTTGTCTTTGATGTTCGAACAGAAAGGACGGAGCTAAAAGCCGGCGGCGCCTGGGATATCTCCGACTACCAGCGCCACAGCGAGCTCGACAGTGTGGACCAGACGTACGAGTTTTCCGCAAGTGTAAATCCGAGCGAACTGTGGCGCCTCGATTTTTCAGGACAGTACAAGGATGATTATACATTTATCTCGGCCCTGGAGGAATCCGGCATTATTGCTGACAGATCCAGGCGCAAACGCGCCACCCTTGAGCCCGGGGTCGCCATTGTTCTGGATCCTCGCAATACGTTGGAGTTTTCTTATGATTTTGTGAAGACCCAGTATGATCTGGAAAGGTACCCTGACTATCGCGTTCACGGCCCGAACCTGACCTGGATTCATGGCCTTATGAACGAACGCACCAGCATCATATGCTCGGCCGGCGCAACCCTGGTGGATTTCGAAGAAACCTCCGGGGATCTCAACGTGAGACAACGCACTTACCGTGGTCTGGCCGGCATTGATCACCGGTTTTCAGAGACACTCCAGTTAAGGCTCTTGGCAGGCGCAAGCTACACCGAGTCGAAGTTTCCGAGGGCCGGATTGAGTGTGGAGGAAAAGGACACAGGCCTTATTGTTGACGGCGCCCTGGAGTGGCGCCTTGAACGCCTCAGTCTTTCAGGGAACGTGAACCGCGATATTACACCGAGTATTTACGGCGAGAATGTCACCCGGGACAGGGTCAGGGCGGGCCTGAGATATCGGTTTACCGAAAAACTAAGGAGCGGCCTGAGCGTTTCATACTATCACACTGAAACGGACGGCCTGGTGGACCGCGAAAAGCGGCTCACATATTCGGTTCGCCCCTCAATGATCTACAGGTTTACAGAGGATGTGGACCTCCGGTTGGGGTATGCATACACCTGGACCGAGAATGAAATCACCGACTACTCGCAGGAGCGAAACCGCTTTTTTCTGGAACTGGCCGTGGCATGGCCGAAGACCTTTGATTGAATCCGCGACCAATAGAACATGAGAAATAGTTCACCCTAACGTCAAAGGGGTTTTTTATGGAACAAACTGCCGATATTCAGCAGTACTGGGACGTCATAAAGCGTAGGAAGTTTCAGATTATTATTCCTGCTGTGCTGGTCTTTTGTCTTTCTGTGGTCATCGCCTTTGTCTTGCCCCCGGTCTTTAGGTCAAGCGCCACAATTCTCATTGAGGCGCAGGAAATCCCCCAGGATATTGTCCGCACCACGGTGACAGGCTATGTGGAGGAACGGCTTCAGATGATCACGCAGATCGTGATGAGTCGCTCAAGACTCCTGGGCATTATCGGCCGTTTCGGGCTCTATGAGGATTTGAAGGACCGGTACACCACAGAAGAGATCGTCGAAAACATGCGCGAGGACATCCGGATGGAGCCCATCCAGGCGGAGGTGATCAACCCGCAATCTGGAAGGCCGGGATCAGCCACCATTGCCTTTACGCTCTCCTATGAGGGAAAAAATCCCGCGAAGGTAGCCCAGGTTGCCAATGTGCTTACTTCCCTTTATCTGGAAGAAAACCTGAAAAATCGCGAAGAAAAGGCCAGGACCACGTTTGAATTCTTTGAAACCCAACTGGCGCAACTCCGTTCGGAGATCCTTGAAACCGAGGCCAGGATCGCCGAGTTTAAGAATAAGTACATAAGCGTGCTTCCCGAGCTCATGCAGGTGAACCTGCAGACCATGGAGCGGCTTCAGAGGGAGATCGGCGTTAAGGGAGAACTGATCAAGACCCTGGTCAACCGGAAGATCTATCTGGAGGGCCAGTTGGCAACCTTGGAACCGGTCATGTACACTGTGAGCCTGGAAGGCAAAAGGGTCATGACACCGAAACAAGAGCTTGAGATCTTGCGAAGCGAATACCTGGGGCTCCGCGCCACCCTTGCTGATGAGCATCCGGACGTGATTGGAATGAAGAAAAAACTGGATGCCCTGGAAGGCGAGGTGGCCACGCGCGAAGACTTGCGTAAGAGGTACGGGAAACTCCATGACAAGGAGACGCAACTTGCTCTGATCTCAAAAAAGTTTTCGGAAAAACATCCTGACGTGATCAGGCTCGACAAGGAGGTTGCCCGGCTGAAGGCCGAGGTCGAAGCGCTTTCTCAAAAACAGAGCGTGCTCAGGGCAGAAGACGAAAAACCGGAAAATCCCTCTTACATCAACCTCCAGACCCAAATCGCATCTACGCAGATGGAGATTGAAAGCGCCCAGAAAGATCTCAATGTCTTAAAGGAAGGATACCAGGACTATCAAAAGAGAGTGGAAGTCACCCCGCAGGTGGAGCAGCAATACCGGGCCCTGGAGCGGGATTACGGCAATGCCCAGGCAAAATATCAGGAAACCATGAGCAGGCTTATGGCCGCAAGGGAGGCCAAAGGCCTTGAGGAGAGCCGCATGGGGGAGAAGTTCACCCTCGTAGACCCGCCCATCACACCGGAAAAACCTGACAGGCCCAACCGGTTGGCTATACTCCTTATAGGCTTGGTGCTGGCAGCAGGCGCAGGAGTCGGTTTTGGCTCCATGGCCGAGTATATGGACCATTCCGTGCGTCGAGCCGACGAGCTGGCAAAGGTGGCTGGACATCCCGTGCTGGCAGTGATTCCTTATTTGGAAACAGCGCAAGACCGTGCAAAAAGGCTATGGAGGAGATTGGCCTTTATTGGCGCTACCGTTGGGCTTATCGTGGGCGGATTGGGCGTCTTGCATTACTTATACAGGCCGCTCGATATTTTGTGGATTCAGATCATGCGCGAGCTTTACATCGGTTTTTGAGAAGGGATTTAGGGATTCCGGTTTATCCGGGTCAGGTGTGTCATATGAGCAAAATAGAAAAGGCCCTGGAGCGGGCAAGGAAAATGCGTCAGGAAGGTCAAGAGCAAGTTGAAGGCTACAGACCTTCCGAGGTGTCTCGCCTTCAGGTTGGGGAACCTGCATATATCAAGACAAAAGTGATGTCCCTGGACAGGGGCCACCTTGAGAGACACCGGGTGATGACGCTCATGGATAACCCGGAAGTCATGGACTATTACAACCTTTTGCGCACCCAGGTGCTTCAAAAAACCCGCCACAATGGGCATAACACCATCATGATCACCAGCGTTCTGCCAGGCGAGGGCAAGACTATCACGGCCATTAACCTGGCTGTGAGTATTGCCAGGGAGGTCAAGCAGACCGTTCTTCTGGTGGATACGGACCTTCGGAACCCAAAGATCCACGACTATCTGGGCTGTGATGCGGAAAAAGGCCTTTCAGATTATCTGCAAAATGATGTTCCGGTGGGCGACCTTCTCGTTAATCCCGGGATAGCCAAGATGGTGGTGCTGCCGGCCGGAAGGCCTCTTCAAGGATCTACGGATATCCTGGGTTCTCCCAAGATGGAAAAGCTGGTCGAGGAGATGAAGCGTCGCTACGCGGAGCGCTACGTTATTTTCGACTGCCCCCCGGTTCTTAGCGTTCCCGACGCATTGGTTTTTTCCTCCTATGTAGACGGCGTGATCCTTGTGGTAGAGGCGGGTAGAACTACGAAAGACCAAATCCGCAAGGCTGTTGAGGTTTTTGAGGATAAGAACATTGTCGGCCTGGTCATGAACAGGGGCGACAGTGGCTCACGCGGGTATTACTACTAGTGTACACAAAATTTTACGGTTTTAGAGAAAAGCCGTTCAATATCATCTCCGATCCCAGTTTTCTCTATATGAGCGCCAAGCACCGGATGGCTCTCACTTATCTCGAATACGGATTCGTAGATGGGATCGGCTTTATCCTGCTCACCGGAGAGATCGGCACCGGAAAGACCACCCTCATCAAACAATTCCTGAAACAGATCGGCACAGACATTGAGGTGGCGGTCATCTTTAACACCAACGTTACGGCTGATCAGCTTCTGGAAATGATCGTTGAGGAGTTCGAATTAGAGGCGCCGGCACATGGCAAGGGGAGGCGCCTCGATGTCCTGAATCAGTTTCTCATCAACAAGCACGGTCTTGGCCGGAGAGTGGTCCTGATCGTAGACGAGTCCCAGAACCTTTCCCAGGACGCACTGGAAGAGATCCGCATGCTCTCCAACCTCCAGACGGACAAGGCTCTGCTGCTTCAAATCCTGCTGGTGGGCCAACCGGCCTTGCGCACCCGCCTTCAACATCCCTCCTTGGCCCAGCTCAGCCAACGTATTGCGGTGAGTTATCACCTTGAGCCTCTGAACCTGGAAGAGACCAATAGCTATATCGCCCACCGTCTAAAAGTGGCTGGAGCAAAAAACCAGGAACTCTTCAAGCCTGAAGCCGTTGAACTTATTTTTCAATATTCGGGCGGCACTCCCCGTACCATCAACATTTTGTGCGATGCAGCCCTGGTATATGGCTATGCCGATGAGGCGGCCGCGATCGAAGGCGAGGTTATCGAACATGTGGTCAGGGATAGGCAGGAGATAGGCTTTCTTACTACTGCCAAGTCTGGCGAGAAGGTTCAGGCACGGAGTGAAGAGAGTGGGGGGATGGAGGACGGCACAGGTTTGGTGGGCCGAGTTGAGAGTATTGAACAGCAGGTTTTTCATCTTTCTTCCAAAGTAGACTGGCATATCAAGGAGCAGGAACAAAGGGCAGAAAGTTTCAAGGATACCCTGGTGCAAAGGCTCGAAACAATGCTCGCAGAGGAGCGGAAGCGCACGGACCGGCTGTTGATTCAGTACAACCTCTTAAGGGACAGATTGAACTTGAACAAGCTCAAATCGGAAGGAAAGAAGGTCCCCTCGCTGGAGAGAAAATCCCAGGCCTTTGATTTTGCTGACGAACAAACAGAAGCTAAGAGCAAAGAGGGCAGCAGGCGCAGAGGGCGTTTGAGGAAGTGGTTTTCTAAGTAGCGGAATACGATTACGACCGCGCCGACTTCGCCATGCCTACTTCGCCGAAGCTTCGAAGGCTGAAAGTAGCGCTGGCTACGACGGCTGAAAGGGAGAAATCTTATACTGTCAGTATGTCATACCGGAAAGATTTCTCCCTGGCCCAGACCGGGCTTTTCTCTCCTGGGCACTGTCCAACTTCTGTTGCGCCAGGGCGGGCGCTTCGCTCGAAATGACACCGCCATCAGCTGGGATGAAGTTTTGTGCGAAGGCGTAAATTTTGGATGTTTTGAAAAGAAAGGTGCGCTTTGAGACCTTTGAAAAATGTTCAATTTTGTTCAAGTTCAAGGAACGCGAGAATTTTAACCGCAGGAATACATTGAGTATTTTGAGGATTGAAATTTGACCGTGACGCAGAAATTGAGCAAAAGGGGGCGTTTTTCAAAGGTCTCGCTTTGGATGTACCCGAGGGGGCGGAGCTGTGTGGGAAGCGGCGAAGCCGCGCAGTATAAAATCGCGGAGCGATTATATTTATGAAACCTGAGCATGACTACTCGGAAAGCCTGCTTGTCCATTTCAGGCGTATTGAAAGTCTGAAAGAATCTGCCCTTGGTTATCCCTCGATGCATCTGAACAAGAGACAGCTTTGTGACCTGGAACTACTTCTGAACCGGGCATTCTATCCTCTCACAGGCTACCTTGGGCGGGAGGACTATGAAGGTGTTGTCGAGGATATGCGCCTTGCCGATGGCGCTGTGTGGCCCATGCCGATCTGCCTGGATGTGAACGAGGAAATGGCCCTGAGCCTTGAGAAGGGCCGGCTCGTTGCCCTCAGAGATGAGGAAGGGTTCATGCTCGCTGTGCTTACCGTAGGAGATATATGGAAGCCTGATAAGAGCGTGGAAGCCCGATGTGTGTTTGGCGCTGATGATCCTGATAAACATCCGGGTGTGAGGGATCTGTACGAACATGTGGGGCCATGGTATGTGGGAGGGTCTCTCGAGGGGTTGCATCTGCCCATTCACTACGATTTCAGAGAGCTGAGGCTTACGCCTGCGGAAATTCACCGGCGGTTTTCCCAGAATGGCTGGCGTCACGTGATAGGTTTTCAAACCGAGAAACACCTTCATTGCGCCCACAAGGAAATGACCCTGAGGGCCGCCCGTGAGGCAGGCGCGAGCATTTTGCTCCAGCCCGTTGTGGGCCTGACGCACCCGGGAGATCTGGACCACTATACCCAGGTGCGGTGTTACCAGGAAATCGTAAAAAAATATCCCAAGAACATGATTATGCTCGGCTTGATTCCGCTGGCCATGCGCAAGGCAGGGCCAAGGGAGGCCCTGTGGCATGCCGTTATCCGCAAGAACTATGGGTGCAGTCATTTTATGGTGGCCGCGGATCATGCGGACCCCTTTGCCCATAACAGCGGCAATGAGAAGTTTTACCCCATGGGCGCTGCCCAGGACATGGTGCAGTCCTTTGAG
Encoded here:
- a CDS encoding polysaccharide biosynthesis/export family protein, whose protein sequence is MKRRFCCLLSFSLILFYGNICTLCGAEQEETAALGSEFYLGPGDVLEMSVWKDEALSRQVVVRPDGKISFPLIGDVVARGRTVEELRQVVEGKIKVYVPDAPVTVMVVQVGSPKVYVVGKVAKPGLYIMGQKLRVMQVLAMAGGMTAFAKKDDILIIRKENAHQRVFKFNYGKVAGGKDLDQNICLEAGDTVVVP
- a CDS encoding lipopolysaccharide biosynthesis protein, which gives rise to MEQTADIQQYWDVIKRRKFQIIIPAVLVFCLSVVIAFVLPPVFRSSATILIEAQEIPQDIVRTTVTGYVEERLQMITQIVMSRSRLLGIIGRFGLYEDLKDRYTTEEIVENMREDIRMEPIQAEVINPQSGRPGSATIAFTLSYEGKNPAKVAQVANVLTSLYLEENLKNREEKARTTFEFFETQLAQLRSEILETEARIAEFKNKYISVLPELMQVNLQTMERLQREIGVKGELIKTLVNRKIYLEGQLATLEPVMYTVSLEGKRVMTPKQELEILRSEYLGLRATLADEHPDVIGMKKKLDALEGEVATREDLRKRYGKLHDKETQLALISKKFSEKHPDVIRLDKEVARLKAEVEALSQKQSVLRAEDEKPENPSYINLQTQIASTQMEIESAQKDLNVLKEGYQDYQKRVEVTPQVEQQYRALERDYGNAQAKYQETMSRLMAAREAKGLEESRMGEKFTLVDPPITPEKPDRPNRLAILLIGLVLAAGAGVGFGSMAEYMDHSVRRADELAKVAGHPVLAVIPYLETAQDRAKRLWRRLAFIGATVGLIVGGLGVLHYLYRPLDILWIQIMRELYIGF
- a CDS encoding bifunctional sulfate adenylyltransferase/adenylylsulfate kinase translates to MKPEHDYSESLLVHFRRIESLKESALGYPSMHLNKRQLCDLELLLNRAFYPLTGYLGREDYEGVVEDMRLADGAVWPMPICLDVNEEMALSLEKGRLVALRDEEGFMLAVLTVGDIWKPDKSVEARCVFGADDPDKHPGVRDLYEHVGPWYVGGSLEGLHLPIHYDFRELRLTPAEIHRRFSQNGWRHVIGFQTEKHLHCAHKEMTLRAAREAGASILLQPVVGLTHPGDLDHYTQVRCYQEIVKKYPKNMIMLGLIPLAMRKAGPREALWHAVIRKNYGCSHFMVAADHADPFAHNSGNEKFYPMGAAQDMVQSFEEETGIRMVPLQKMVYVEEKAEYIPEGDVEPGMNVKQISSSELRRRLENGLAIPEWFSYPEVVAELRLAYPPRSKQGFTVFITGLSGAGKSTLAKVLMVKFMELRDRPVTLLDGDIVRRNLSSELSFSKDHRNLNITRIGFVASEITKNGGIAICAPIAPYEESRRHNRELISRYGGYVEVYLSTPLDVCEQRDRKGLYAKARAGIIKGVTGVDDPYVPPSDPELVIDTTEASPDEAAQEVLLYLEEQGYIR
- a CDS encoding outer membrane beta-barrel protein; translation: MVVQCLKSSVFLLLFSLGMACFVVVDAGAAQYVVTPSVELQETYDDNVFLKEIDDFEHLISPGLVFDVRTERTELKAGGAWDISDYQRHSELDSVDQTYEFSASVNPSELWRLDFSGQYKDDYTFISALEESGIIADRSRRKRATLEPGVAIVLDPRNTLEFSYDFVKTQYDLERYPDYRVHGPNLTWIHGLMNERTSIICSAGATLVDFEETSGDLNVRQRTYRGLAGIDHRFSETLQLRLLAGASYTESKFPRAGLSVEEKDTGLIVDGALEWRLERLSLSGNVNRDITPSIYGENVTRDRVRAGLRYRFTEKLRSGLSVSYYHTETDGLVDREKRLTYSVRPSMIYRFTEDVDLRLGYAYTWTENEITDYSQERNRFFLELAVAWPKTFD
- a CDS encoding AAA family ATPase, translating into MYTKFYGFREKPFNIISDPSFLYMSAKHRMALTYLEYGFVDGIGFILLTGEIGTGKTTLIKQFLKQIGTDIEVAVIFNTNVTADQLLEMIVEEFELEAPAHGKGRRLDVLNQFLINKHGLGRRVVLIVDESQNLSQDALEEIRMLSNLQTDKALLLQILLVGQPALRTRLQHPSLAQLSQRIAVSYHLEPLNLEETNSYIAHRLKVAGAKNQELFKPEAVELIFQYSGGTPRTINILCDAALVYGYADEAAAIEGEVIEHVVRDRQEIGFLTTAKSGEKVQARSEESGGMEDGTGLVGRVESIEQQVFHLSSKVDWHIKEQEQRAESFKDTLVQRLETMLAEERKRTDRLLIQYNLLRDRLNLNKLKSEGKKVPSLERKSQAFDFADEQTEAKSKEGSRRRGRLRKWFSK
- a CDS encoding polysaccharide biosynthesis tyrosine autokinase, whose amino-acid sequence is MSKIEKALERARKMRQEGQEQVEGYRPSEVSRLQVGEPAYIKTKVMSLDRGHLERHRVMTLMDNPEVMDYYNLLRTQVLQKTRHNGHNTIMITSVLPGEGKTITAINLAVSIAREVKQTVLLVDTDLRNPKIHDYLGCDAEKGLSDYLQNDVPVGDLLVNPGIAKMVVLPAGRPLQGSTDILGSPKMEKLVEEMKRRYAERYVIFDCPPVLSVPDALVFSSYVDGVILVVEAGRTTKDQIRKAVEVFEDKNIVGLVMNRGDSGSRGYYY